A window from Culex pipiens pallens isolate TS chromosome 3, TS_CPP_V2, whole genome shotgun sequence encodes these proteins:
- the LOC120423781 gene encoding LOW QUALITY PROTEIN: uncharacterized protein LOC120423781 (The sequence of the model RefSeq protein was modified relative to this genomic sequence to represent the inferred CDS: inserted 2 bases in 1 codon; deleted 2 bases in 1 codon) encodes MEQFDFNIFRQVAPKDAPLRNAIRLESVILARNAIAQGANINCQYPDDWNTPLQMAIAGGCQPIVELLISHNPDFGLVNGANLTAAEMAQEAGEVSWVRTMIEAEFKGCDPVDVLYELLKRRSLKVLELAIEMLNLSKNNLTSSLAKAWNKLEVMNVKVESELELFVHLTLLRIDYEEFGGAKVSVKKMTDEEVKQRMQLVLLEINQLESKFDTGLCDDVCDEFLERLRLILRQLFVLKNRIEYFPVLQLEYCVAVYLAIYDRKPELDLFQLAINKRLIVQYLVQLKRTYESIPTVDRRMSVELLYKLTKVIIENRTSKCKQIIACWAPFVGSLYKKKELIMIRNKIVKSLLTTFENIKSFRDLSKDELSKFKIEAESINKLFETRKYRYRFGSLLKLYFRLKQMYSLQKTMRYLEILEKIELHTNMSCLSSTLAIQRVLQVVGETLKATKLSPNISTNLRNTLEFASPANVLSQICKLRNYFSHDFSMRKHSVYTLSRENDEELIEIFRKTQADLMKITPLIDNILKYEYVRYVKAFLSFALQLKSANEVKSFANACKVSYNFKLNAYLNISDIPAIENILNKLKNTYCPSKHCDNLNILAKIQRSLKYYQQTMTNVADVTNFVIPSIGALITNDSLEYQHNSARFLLKNISCPQGHEYGVNTLIMYSFKADINKLLELETTPADDRSNDRLAIIHELMKLALTENIATLQTFTVGQESLTINHTKRLVKLLELDPVTDVLLSELDKSLTKYYSNLFALDNKYRTVKTFCKHHKLNYNNELVLKSRIKDERFHQKAFDDLIQDIARLVSLPQAMDTVELVTLVASFQKLLSDSPDLLAIEIVLLEVLNVLTTNGVLQDNRTTLSLIRPVVSGRNLRNYLAHDSLVYDTLCRNGQAQMTVFLNAICLTKYVKFDLFHQKKVIMNPEGTESFEEVHHWTSSLMMEKKTFFENFTNSSFHKLNYENFECKARLFNKCSVLETVMDKHSKEFIEFLIGRKSPALQFFQMLLRVTPNQMCNFYEEDSFFIRDVVVNATLRQNMGFYMSVKYKYYDLEADIGSIYGAVYEADSLSVAILFGNSRTALSIIESSNLYEFCTADTLRHDQTVLMLATLYKQPEVVRAICEKSPQMLECTNTSDESALYLAVGIGSKAIVKILLEFGANPHHPTKSAIVNALLNRKDDILEMLLPSDEKLILDQELLGKIVNKAGLSNHHTLLRRLLPMVMGSSSLVEALNSAALRGHLEAVEVILKFNPSIVNEQNSANETALFNACYSRSRRIVELLLRYGGNRNLPEHYLAVDDVVEKNQRKVLKLFIDQNSISEQLRETLFEKVHRTRPKMAWMVFKAGYPCRITNRHILNNTLQLYLRMIRVESNLIQQIDCYTVSKAILLRNEEFVKCVLDVTCSRMSVSDRGRLINSSVRANDKDILKYLIGIGCEVNQPDYNGVTPLGLAVILNKPDLIRILLKAGADANMESTSNGPIIIDAWSSVGPTFAKQLQEGSYVTYPILFAIALNHHKIVEYLVQYGADVEVCDRYGITPLIGAILAGNRALVEFLLSHGANIDRARRSVDSIFHSGTVLHDAAKNGHLEVFRLLVEQYDFDMDVCDPQGNTALHVAVQNDRVEIVSFLQDSVHWNTANKSGEIPLDIALTNLNEVSYTFIKQLPGVFEYMKYFRDEKQRSVLHFASSYGRTTNFLNVLLVELELEIDALDEFKQTPLHYALSRFDLELVKFFVSRGASFGKITERVLANFLIRAVLLNKVDHVRFCLQHVEFTQILLNVRGADCNLLEISIFQDNMEIFQLLLDLTVFDVSSIQENGNTTLHFAAGVGSVRIMDMLLREGVQLENVNQRGKSLLFVAIEYGNWKVAKYLLSKGASKQSLFQYRYPDTAGMNVLHHVASTGRLASLKILLDEEVFARTVPDEKGRTIGHYAAANNRTNVVDYLVAAMFPLDMEDEDGRSSLVYAIEHEHLKLAQRLISVGCSRRIVYIYNEKNKLLKRSIENGKVEIIKFLKEHCNLYDPDLELASLIPETLTKKSNETKAHQARLELLQQNKIVELHDLIAKDYQPIDTVNSLGRTLLHESVLCENFEAVKTLLKLGMPLESLDTQGTTPLILALMKNNQSLAKYLINAGASLESVKQFRTSNRDQSTMLHVAAQHGLNRSLKLLLEQSIFDVDVGDFDQTTPLQEAACRGHKSCLELLLMAGADVEYVDLQGTNTLTRAFCGSQEEMVQLLLERQVSLDNAREFRVPNSKEESLLHLVASGNNPNLIGILVEIVGIAVDVLDSQGRTALHYAAEAGAVEAVERLLTNGASKVIVDESGSFPLIVAIKAGHGDKLAELLLPESVNNDVLEKFRIPESHKSLLHLAFESKSYHLLRLLINNHKINAGLVDSNGRTILHYAAAEGSMLPIEHLNLPIDLFFALDCDEKSPLSICVAKGDESAFKLILGKMIKCEHGRLVEILHCIVRFRVESLLNQYSQWLLIERMEFVTGNKQILEVLRAAYPDLLLELVIMNNHVYILRLLIAIGLDRAIVSESKLPLAVSFLHVAALKNFDQLANIFINQLEISVDSRDENQQTPLAYAVHLKHLETVNVLLEHKANVNCLDKNGRSPLLTALEHDDKELVQLLLSHGASIPLVEEFRYKSENKFTPLHFMAERGLTKTLPLVLPAMQVNCLDDHGLTPLHYAAATDQRTVIELLIGAGSTIDAADKHGSTPLLRAVSKGHMECFELLRRHGANVELLKRFKNSNYDNESLLHITAEKGLLEMTKMLVEESHLGVDYQDKDAMTLANRFRKEEQPKSKDLVTGTGPSKSTKSLNFSSRAKGIGQSASQSASATGFQVKRHKKEGLKERKSDCFLPRENCAXESCLDHTTQYRGLLTVGHCLVWGLIHNVATKESLPMSHL; translated from the exons ATGGAACAGtttgatttcaacatttttcgaCAAGTTGCTCCAAAAG ATGCCCCCCTGCGAAACGCAATCCGCCTCGAATCGGTAATCTTGGCCCGGAATGCAATCGCCCAGGGTGCCAACATCAACTGCCAGTACCCGGACGATTGGAACACTCCCCTCCAGATGGCCATAGCCGGTGGCTGCCAGCCGATTGTTGAGTTGCTGATTAGTCATAACCCGGACTTTGGGTTAGTCAACGGAGCGAACCTGACCGCGGCGGAGATGGCACAAGAAGCTGGGGAGGTGTCTTGGGTTCGGACGATGATTGAGGCCGAGTTCAAAGGGTGCGATCCGGTTGATGTTCTGTACGAGCTGTTGAAAAGAAGATCGCTGAAAGTGTTGGAATTGGCGATCGAAATGCTCAATTTGTCCAAGAATAATTTAACGAGCAGTTTGGCTAAAGCATGGAACAAACTGGAGGTGATGAACGTGAAGGTGGAATCTGAGTTGGAACTGTTTGTCCATTTGACGTTGTTACGAATTGATTATGAAGAGTTTGGTGGTGCGAAAGTTAGTGTGAAGAAGATGACGGACGAGGAAGTTAAGCAGCGAATGCAGCTGGTTCTATTGGAGATCAATCAACTGGAAAGTAAGTTCGACACAGGATTGTGCGATGATGTTTGCGACGAGTTTCTGGAAAGGTTGAGACTAATCCTTAGACAGTTATTTGTGCTGAAAAATCGAATAGAATACTTTCCAGTGTTGCAATTGGAATATTGTGTTGCCGTTTACTTGGCGATTTATGATCGAAAACCGGAACTCGATTTGTTTCAACTAGCTATCAATAAGCGCTTGATAGTCCAATACTTGGTGCAGCTTAAACGGACATACGAAAGTATACCGACAGTTGATAGAAGGATGTCAGTTGAACTATTGTACAAATTAACAAAGGTTATAATAGAAAATAGGACAAGTAAGTGCAAGCAGATAATTGCATGTTGGGCTCCCTTTGTAGGCAGTTTGTATAAAAAGAAAGAACTAATCATGATAAGGAACAAAATAGTTAAAAGTTTATTGACGACATTCGAGAACATAAAAAGTTTTAGAGACTTAAGTAAGGATGAACTGAGCAAATTCAAAATAGAGGCTGAGTCAATAAACAAACTATTTGAGACCAGAAAATATCGGTATCGTTTTGGATCACTGCTGAAGTTATATTTCAGACTCAAACAGATGTATTCGTTGCAAAAAACTATGAGATATTTGGAAATATTGGAAAAGATTGAACTGCATACCAACATGAGCTGTCTCTCATCGACATTGGCGATTCAACGAGTTTTACAAGTGGTCGGTGAGACGCTTAAAGCAACCAAACTGTCTCCAAACATTTCAACAAACTTGCGAAATACTCTCGAGTTTGCTTCACCTGCCAATGTGCTGAGCCAAATTTGTAAATTGCGTAATTATTTCTCGCACGATTTTTCTATGAGGAAACATTCGGTTTATACTTTGTCAAGGGAAAATGACGAggaattaattgaaattttcaggaaAACACAGGCAGATCTTATGAAAATCACTCCACTGATTGACAACATCCTCAAATATGAGTATGTGAGATATGTAAAGGCATTTCTAAGCTTTGCTCTTCAACTGAAATCAGCTAATGAAGTGAAGTCATTTGCAAACGCCTGCAAAgtttcatacaattttaagTTGAATGCATATTTAAACATATCTGACATCCCagcaattgaaaacattttaaataagttaaaaaatacttacTGTCCCTCCAAACACTGCGATAATCTtaatattttagcaaaaatacaaCGCAGTTTAAAGTATTACCAGCAGACGATGACCAATGTTGCTGATGTTACCAACTTTGTTATTCCATCCATTGGAGCCCTAATTACGAATGATAGTTTGGAATATCAACACAATTCAGccagatttttgttaaagaatatCAGTTGCCCTCAAGGTCACGAGTACGGTGTAAATACACTGATTATGTACAGCTTCAAAGCCGATATTAATAAGTTGCTTGAGTTAGAAACAACACCAGCTGATGATCGTTCAAATGATCGACTAGCCATCATTCACGAACTGATGAAACTTGCATTAACCGAAAATATTGCTACTTTACAGACTTTTACCGTTGGACAAGAAAGTCTTACAATCAATCATACCAAGCGTTTGGTGAAACTACTAGAGTTGGATCCTGTGACTGACGTTTTACTTTCAGAACTTGACAAATCGTTAACCAAAtactattcaaatttatttgctCTAGACAACAAGTACCGTACAGTGAAAACATTTTGTAAACATCACAAACTAAACTATAATAACGAGTTGGTCCTCAAAAGTCGAATAAAAGATGAACGATTCCATCAGAAAGCATTCGACGATCTGATCCAAGACATTGCCAGACTTGTTTCGCTACCACAAGCAATGGACACCGTTGAGCTTGTCACGCTCGTGGCGTCTTTTCAAAAGTTGCTCTCGGACAGCCCCGATTTGTTGGCAATCGAGATCGTACTCCTGGAAGTGTTGAACGTTCTAACCACGAATGGAGTGCTCCAGGACAACAGAACCACCCTGTCCTTGATAAGACCGGTCGTATCGGGACGCAATCTTCGGAATTACTTGGCGCATGACTCTCTCGTTTATGATACCTTGTGCAGAAATGGGCAAGCTCAAATGACCGTGTTTCTGAATGCGATATGTTTGACTAAATATGTGAAATTTGACctttttcatcaaaagaaaGTGATTATGAATCCAGAAGGAACAGAGTCATTTGAAGAGGTCCACCATTGGACAAGCTCATTGATGATGGAGAAGaaaacgttttttgaaaattttacaaattcaagCTTCCACAAATTAAACTACGAAAACTTTGAATGCAAAGCACGACTCTTCAACAAGTGCAGTGTGTTGGAAACTGTTATGGACAAGCATTCTAAGGAGTTTATTGAATTTCTAATTGGGAGAAAGTCGCCAGCATTGCAGTTCTTTCAGATGCTTCTCCGTGTTACCCCAAATCAGATGTGCAATTTCTACGAAGAAGATTCTTTTTTTATTCGGGATGTAGTGGTCAATGCAACTCTACGACAAAATATGGGATTTTATATGTCAGTAAAGTATAAGTACTATGACCTAGAGGCCGACATTGGATCGATTTATGGGGCTGTCTACGAGGCAGATAGTCTTAGTGTTGCGATCTTATTTGGAAATTCCCGTACAGCTCTATCAATAATCGAAAGTTCAAACTTGTATGAGTTTTGTACTGCGGATACTTTGAGGCACGATCAGACCGTTCTGATGCTGGCTACCCTGTACAAACAGCCGGAAGTTGTTCGAgcaatttgtgaaaaaagtccGCAAATGTTGGAATGTACGAATACATCGGATGAAAGTGCACTGTACTTGGCGGTTGGTATTGGAAGTAAggcaattgtgaaaattttactagaGTTTGGTGCTAATCCCCACCACCCCACAAAGTCAGCAATCGTTAATGCATTGTTAAACAGGAAGGACGACATACTTGAGATGTTGCTTCCAAGTGACGAGAAGTTGATATTGGATCAGGAGTTACTAGGTAAAATCGTGAATAAAGCTGGTCTATCAAATCACCATACCTTGCTAAGAAGACTACTTCCTATGGTAATGGGCTCTTCTTCGCTCGTGGAAGCTCTCAATTCTGCAGCGTTACGAGGGCATCTAGAAGCTGTAGAAGTTATACTTAAATTTAATCCGTCCATCGTGAATGAGCAAAATTCTGCTAATGAAACGGCCCTGTTTAATGCATGCTATAGTCGATCACGACGAATAGTAGAGCTGCTCCTGCGTTACGGCGGAAATCGCAACCTTCCGGAACATTATCTTGCTGTGGACGATGTTGTGGAAAAGAATCAGAGAAAGGTGTTGAAACTGTTTATAGACCAGAACAGCATTAGTGAACAGCTTCGAGAGACCCTATTCGAAAAGGTACATCGTACTAGACCAAAGATGGCATGGATGGTGTTTAAAGCTGGGTATCCATGTAGAATTACCAACAGGCATATACTTAACAATACATTACAGTTGTATCTTAGAATGATCCGCGTCGAGTCTAACTTAATTCAGCAGATTGACTGTTATACCGTGTCAAAGGCTATACTATTGAGAAATGAAGAATTTGTCAAGTGTGTACTCGACGTTACCTGCAGTCGTATGAGCGTTAGTGACCGCGGAAGATTGATCAACAGTAGCGTACGTGCGAATGACAAAGATATTCTCAAATACCTTATCGGGATCGGATGTGAAGTAAATCAACCAGACTACAATGGAGTAACACCTTTGGGCTTAGCGGTGATTTTAAACAAGCCTGATTTGATACGGATTTTACTAAAAGCTGGAGCGGATGCAAACATGGAAAGCACAAGCAATGGCCCCATCATAATTGACGCGTGGTCTTCGGTAGGTCCAACATTCGCCAAACAGCTTCAAGAAGGATCTTATGTTACGTATCCAATTTTGTTTGCAATTGCACTCAATCATCACAAGATTGTGGAATATCTGGTGCAATATGGTGCGGATGTAGAAGTTTGCGATCGCTATGGTATAACTCCGTTGATAGGAGCAATTCTTGCTGGAAATCGTGCGTTAGTGGAGTTTCTTTTGAGCCATGGAGCAAACATTGATCGTGCACGGCGCTCTGTGGATTCAATATTTCACAGCGGAACAGTTTTGCACGATGCAGCTAAAAATGGACACCTGGAAGTGTTCCGGCTTTTGGTTGAACAGTACGATTTCGATATGGATGTTTGCGATCCTCAAGGAAACACTGCCCTTCATGTCGCGGTACAGAATGATCGTGTAGAAATTGTGAGTTTCCTGCAGGATTCTGTCCACTGGAACACGGCGAACAAAAGTGGTGAAATTCCACTTGATATCGCGTTGACAAATCTCAATGAAGTGTCATATACTTTTATCAAGCAACTTCCCGGAGTTTTCGAATATATGAAGTATTTCCGAGATGAGAAGCAACGCTCTGTTCTGCATTTTGCTTCGAGTTATGGGCGTACAACGAATTTTTTAAACGTGCTTTTAGTTGAGTTAGAGTTAGAAATCGATGCCTTAGACGAGTTCAAGCAAACGCCACTTCACTATGCTTTAAGCAGGTTTGATTTAGaacttgtgaaattttttgtatcGCGAGGGGCGTCTTTTGGAAAAATTACAGAACGAGTTCTTGCAAATTTCTTGATAAGAGCAGTTTTACTCAATAAAGTCGATCATGTTCGGTTTTGTTTGCAGCACGTGGAATTCACACAGATTTTATTGAACGTTCGCGGTGCCGACTGTAATTTGCTTGAGATAAGCATCTTTCAAGACAATATGGAAATTTTTCAACTCTTGCTGGATTTGACTGTGTTTGATGTGAGTTCCATTCAAGAAAATGGAAATACCACACTTCATTTCGCGGCCGGTGTGGGATCTGTCAGGATTATGGATATGCTGCTACGTGAAGGAGTACAGCTGGAGAATGTCAATCAAAGAGGCAAATCCCTGTTGTTTGTGGCAATTGAATACGGGAACTGGAAGGTAGCTAAATATTTGCTGTCGAAAGGAGCTTCCAAGCAATCACTCTTCCAATATCGATATCCAGATACAGCGGGTATGAATGTCCTGCACCACGTGGCTTCTACTGGTAGACTGGcatctttaaaaattcttctgGACGAAGAGGTGTTTGCTCGAACTGTTCCAGATGAAAAAGGTCGAACGATCGGACACTATGCTGCCGCTAACAACCGGACGAATGTAGTTGACTACCTCGTAGCAGCTATGTTTCCGCTTGACATGGAAGACGAAGATGGAAGGTCCTCACTAGTTTACGCCATAGAACACGAGCACTTGAAGTTAGCACAACGGTTAATCAGTGTTGGATGTTCTCGAAGGATTGTTTATATTTACAatgagaaaaataaacttttgaagCGATCGATTGAAAATGGGAAGGTCGAAATAATCAAGTTTCTAAAGGAACACTGTAACCTGTACGACCCAGACCTCGAACTGGCTAGCTTGATTCCAGAAACACTAACAAAGAAATCAAACGAAACAAAGGCTCACCAAGCACGACTTGAGCTACTCCAGCAAAACAAAATCGTCGAATTACATGATCTCATTGCCAAAGATTACCAACCTATTGATACTGTCAACTCTTTAGGCCGAACTCTCCTGCACGAAAGTGTTTTGTGTGAAAACTTCGAAGCTGTAAAGACCCTCCTCAAGCTAGGGATGCCACTTGAATCACTGGACACTCAAGGTACAACTCCGTTGATCCTCGCACTGATGAAAAACAACCAATCCCTGGCCAAATATCTCATCAACGCGGGTGCTTCTCTTGAGTCCGTCAAGCAGTTCCGTACATCAAACCGAGACCAATCGACTATGCTGCACGTAGCTGCGCAGCATGGACTCAACAGAAGCCTTAAACTTCTACTAGAACAGAGTATATTCGACGTTGACGTTGGGGACTTTGATCAAACAACGCCACTTCAGGAGGCAGCTTGTCGGGGTCACAAGTCTTGTTTAGAGTTGCTGCTCATGGCTGGTGCCGATGTGGAGTATGTTGATCTGCAAGGAACGAACACACTGACCAGGGCCTTTTGTGGATCACAGGAGGAGATGGTGCAACTGTTGCTGGAACGGCAGGTGAGTCTGGACAATGCGAGAGAGTTTCGAGTTCCCAACAGTAAAGAGGAATCACTGTTGCATTTGGTTGCCTCTGGGAACAATCCCAATTTGATTGGCATTCTAGTTGAAATCGTCGGAATTGCTGTTGATGTACTGGATAGTCAAGGTCGTACCGCGCTTCACTATGCTGCTGAGGCTGGTGCGGTTGAGGCAGTGGAGCGTCTTCTGACGAATGGTGCCAGTAAGGTTATCGTTGACGAAAGCGGATCATTCCCGTTGATAGTTGCAATCAAGGCAGGACATGGCGATAAACTCGCAGAGTTGTTGCTGCCGGAATCAGTCAATAACGATGTTTTGGAGAAATTTCGAATACCCGAATCCCACAAATCACTGCTTCATTTAGCATTTGAGAGCAAATCTTACCATTTGTTACGATTGCTGATCAATAACCACAAGATAAACGCAGGACTAGTCGATTCAAATGGAAGAACAATCCTACACTATGCTGCTGCTGAAGGTAGCATGCTACCGATAGAACATCTAAATCTTCCAATCGACTTATTTTTTGCCCTGGATTGTGATGAAAAATCGCCATTGAGCATTTGCGTTGCGAAAGGAGACGAGAGTGCTTTCAAATTGATTCTCGGCAAAATGATCAAATGTGAACATGGCCGTTTGGTTGAAATTCTTCACTGTATAGTTAGATTCAGAGTTGAATCTCTATTGAACCAGTACAGTCAGTGGTTACTGATTGAGAGAATGGAGTTTGTTACTGGAAACAAACAAATTCTTGAGGTTTTGAGAGCGGCCTATCCCGATTTGTTGTTAGAACTAGTCATCATGAATAATCATGTGTATATACTTAGACTGCTGATTGCGATTGGATTAGATAGAGCGATTGTGTCAGAAAGTAAGTTGCCATTAGCAGTCAGTTTTCTACATGTGGCAGCTTTGAAAAACTTTGATCAGCTtgcgaatattttcataaaccaACTTGAAATATCAGTAGATTCTCGCGACGAAAATCAGCAAACACCCCTAGCGTATGCTGTCCACCTCAAACATTTGGAAACCGTCAATGTACTTCTTGAACACAAAGCCAACGTTAATTGTCTCGACAAGAACGGGCGATCCCCACTGCTGACAGCTCTTGAACATGACGACAAAGAGTTGGTCCAGCTGCTACTGTCCCATGGAGCCAGCATCCCATTAGTGGAAGAATTTCGTTACAAAAGTGAGAACAAATTCACCCCACTTCACTTCATGGCCGAGCGGGGACTGACAAAAACATTACCCCTGGTTCTACCAGCCATGCAGGTGAACTGCCTTGATGACCACGGACTGACTCCGTTGCACTATGCAGCCGCTACCGACCAACGAACCGTGATCGAACTTTTGATAGGAGCTGGGTCGACCATCGATGCTGCCGACAAGCATGGTTCGACGCCACTGTTGAGAGCAGTTTCCAAGGGTCACATGGAGTGCTTTGAGCTGCTTCGACGACATGGAGCCAATGTGGAACTGCTGAAGCGGTTTAAAAACAGCAATTATGATAACGAAAGCTTGCTGCACATAACGGCGGAAAAGGGGCTGCTGGAAATGACCAAGATGTTGGTGGAGGAGTCTCATTTGGGTGTTGACTACCAAGATAAGGATG CCATGACCCTGGCCAACAGGTTCCGAAAGGAGGAGCAGCCAAAGAGTAAAGACTTGGTCACGGGCACTGGT CCATCGAAGTCGACCAAGTCGTTGAACTTTTCCTCTCGAGCGAAGGGCATCGGTCAGTCAGCCAGTCAGTCCGCGTCCGCAACCGGCTTCCAGGTAAAACGGCACAAAAAAGAGGGTCTCAAG GAGCGGAAGTCGGATTGTTTTCTGCCGCGCGAGAACTGTGC TGAATCTTGTTTGGACCACACCACGCAGTACAG AGGATTACTAACGGTTGGTCATTGTCTAGTCTGGGGCTTGATTCACAATGTGGCCACGAAGGAATCCTTACCAATGAGCCACCTCTAG